The Castor canadensis chromosome 8, mCasCan1.hap1v2, whole genome shotgun sequence genome contains a region encoding:
- the Gcnt2 gene encoding N-acetyllactosaminide beta-1,6-N-acetylglucosaminyl-transferase isoform X4, with protein MMGSWKFCLFGMSLVSALTFVFIYNNKLCENNMHFLRAAPANASLLAEICLQMFAGEGFYPTENTLKTTLNESTCYQYRVQSHYITQTLSQEEAGFPLAFTLTIHKDFGTFERLFRAIYMPQNVYCVHVDKKAAVEFKDAVEQLLSCFPNAFLASKIEPVVYGGISRLQADLNCMKDLVASEVPWKYLINTCGQDFPLKTNKEIVQYLKGLKAKNLTPGVLPPAHAIGRTKYVHRELLDSKNSYVQKTKKLKTPPPHNLTIYFGTAYVALTREFANFVLQDQQALDLLSWSKDTYSPDEHFWVTLNRIPAAFPENTDPPKSQLGLDTGQKTEGTLAT; from the exons ATGATGGGCTCTTGGAAGTTCTGTCTTTTTGGCATGTCTCTTGTTTCTGCCCtgacttttgtatttatttacaatAACAAGTTGTGCGAGAATAATATGCATTTTCTGAGGGCCGCCCCGGCCAACGCTTCACTGTTAGCAGAAATCTGTCTTCAGATGTTTGCTGGAGAGGGCTTTTACCCAACAGAAAACACCCTGAAAACCACCCTCAATGAATCTACCTGTTATCAGTACAGGGTTCAAAGTCATTATATAACACAAACACTCTCTCAAGAAGAAGCTGGCTTCCCTTTGGCTTTCACACTGACTATCCACAAAGACTTTGGCACATTTGAGAGATTGTTCAGAGCGATTTACATGCCCCAAAATGTCTACTGTGTGCATGTGGATAAGAAGGCAGCAGTTGAATTCAAAGATGCAGTGGAACAATTGCTCAGCTGCTTCCCAAATGCTTTTCTGGCTTCTAAGATAGAACCAGTTGTCTATGGCGGGATCTCCAGActccaggctgacctgaactgCATGAAGGATCTTGTGGCCTCTGAGGTCCCGTGGAAATACCTCATCAACACCTGTGGGCAAGATTTCCCTCTGAAAACCAACAAGGAAATCGTCCAGTACCTGAAAGGACTCAAAGCGAAGAATCTAACCCCAGGAGTGCTGCCCCCAGCTCATGCAATTGGGCGGACTAAGTATGTCCACCGGGAACTGTTAGACAGCAAAAATTCCTAcgtgcaaaaaacaaaaaagttaaaaacccCTCCTCCTCATAATCTGACCATTTACTTTGGCACTGCCTATGTGGCCCTCACAAGGGAATTTGCTAATTTTGTCCTCCAAGACCAGCAGGCACTGGACTTACTCTCCTGGTCCAAAGACACCTATAGTCCTGATGAACATTTCTGGGTCACACTCAATAGGATTCCTG CTGCCTTTCCAGAAAACACAGACCCACCCAAGAGTCAGCTTGGCCTTGACACAGGGCAGAAGACTGAGGGAACATTGGCcacttga
- the Gcnt2 gene encoding N-acetyllactosaminide beta-1,6-N-acetylglucosaminyl-transferase isoform X5 — protein sequence MMGSWKFCLFGMSLVSALTFVFIYNNKLCENNMHFLRAAPANASLLAEICLQMFAGEGFYPTENTLKTTLNESTCYQYRVQSHYITQTLSQEEAGFPLAFTLTIHKDFGTFERLFRAIYMPQNVYCVHVDKKAAVEFKDAVEQLLSCFPNAFLASKIEPVVYGGISRLQADLNCMKDLVASEVPWKYLINTCGQDFPLKTNKEIVQYLKGLKAKNLTPGVLPPAHAIGRTKYVHRELLDSKNSYVQKTKKLKTPPPHNLTIYFGTAYVALTREFANFVLQDQQALDLLSWSKDTYSPDEHFWVTLNRIPGTDHFSICEEILFLGK from the coding sequence ATGATGGGCTCTTGGAAGTTCTGTCTTTTTGGCATGTCTCTTGTTTCTGCCCtgacttttgtatttatttacaatAACAAGTTGTGCGAGAATAATATGCATTTTCTGAGGGCCGCCCCGGCCAACGCTTCACTGTTAGCAGAAATCTGTCTTCAGATGTTTGCTGGAGAGGGCTTTTACCCAACAGAAAACACCCTGAAAACCACCCTCAATGAATCTACCTGTTATCAGTACAGGGTTCAAAGTCATTATATAACACAAACACTCTCTCAAGAAGAAGCTGGCTTCCCTTTGGCTTTCACACTGACTATCCACAAAGACTTTGGCACATTTGAGAGATTGTTCAGAGCGATTTACATGCCCCAAAATGTCTACTGTGTGCATGTGGATAAGAAGGCAGCAGTTGAATTCAAAGATGCAGTGGAACAATTGCTCAGCTGCTTCCCAAATGCTTTTCTGGCTTCTAAGATAGAACCAGTTGTCTATGGCGGGATCTCCAGActccaggctgacctgaactgCATGAAGGATCTTGTGGCCTCTGAGGTCCCGTGGAAATACCTCATCAACACCTGTGGGCAAGATTTCCCTCTGAAAACCAACAAGGAAATCGTCCAGTACCTGAAAGGACTCAAAGCGAAGAATCTAACCCCAGGAGTGCTGCCCCCAGCTCATGCAATTGGGCGGACTAAGTATGTCCACCGGGAACTGTTAGACAGCAAAAATTCCTAcgtgcaaaaaacaaaaaagttaaaaacccCTCCTCCTCATAATCTGACCATTTACTTTGGCACTGCCTATGTGGCCCTCACAAGGGAATTTGCTAATTTTGTCCTCCAAGACCAGCAGGCACTGGACTTACTCTCCTGGTCCAAAGACACCTATAGTCCTGATGAACATTTCTGGGTCACACTCAATAGGATTCCTG